The proteins below come from a single Zhouia spongiae genomic window:
- a CDS encoding YdeI/OmpD-associated family protein: protein MAVFSVDEYISKHPEWNKELVLLRKLMLNTEMEETIKWGAPTYTVNNKNVIGLGAFKSYVGIWFFNGALLKDTGNKLINAQEGKTVAMRQWRFTTINEIDRKLVSSYISEAVQNQKDGKTITPPKTEKPGFPSELTDALSNDSSLKKAFGELTSYKQKEYAEYLLEAKRENTKLKRLEKIIPMIKKGIGLNDKYRK from the coding sequence ATGGCTGTTTTTTCAGTAGATGAGTATATAAGTAAACATCCCGAATGGAACAAAGAGCTGGTTCTTTTACGGAAACTCATGCTCAATACTGAAATGGAGGAAACCATTAAATGGGGAGCTCCTACATACACCGTTAACAATAAAAATGTGATCGGACTGGGAGCATTTAAAAGTTATGTCGGTATTTGGTTTTTTAACGGGGCACTTTTAAAAGACACCGGAAACAAACTTATAAATGCTCAGGAAGGAAAAACAGTTGCCATGAGACAATGGCGGTTTACTACTATAAATGAAATAGATAGAAAACTTGTAAGCTCCTATATTTCAGAGGCCGTTCAGAATCAAAAGGATGGAAAAACCATAACTCCACCTAAAACTGAAAAGCCAGGATTCCCTTCTGAATTAACAGACGCATTATCTAATGATTCCAGCCTTAAAAAAGCATTCGGCGAGCTGACTTCTTATAAACAAAAGGAGTATGCAGAATACCTGTTAGAAGCCAAAAGAGAAAACACCAAACTCAAACGATTGGAAAAAATTATTCCAATGATCAAAAAAGGCATCGGGCTAAATGACAAGTACAGAAAATAA
- the yajC gene encoding preprotein translocase subunit YajC, giving the protein MEILNQFAPFILIFAVMYFFMIRPQIKKQKQEKKFASELKKGDKVVTKSGMHGKILELGSDNTCVIETLAGKIKFDRSAISMEMSHRLNAPEKK; this is encoded by the coding sequence ATGGAAATTTTAAATCAATTTGCCCCGTTTATTTTAATCTTCGCAGTGATGTATTTCTTTATGATCCGTCCACAGATTAAAAAACAAAAACAAGAAAAGAAATTTGCTAGTGAGTTAAAGAAAGGTGATAAGGTGGTTACCAAAAGCGGAATGCACGGTAAGATCTTAGAACTTGGAAGTGATAATACTTGTGTTATCGAAACTTTAGCGGGTAAAATTAAATTTGATCGTTCTGCGATTTCTATGGAAATGTCTCATCGATTAAATGCTCCGGAAAAGAAATAG
- a CDS encoding DUF1573 domain-containing protein, translating into MKKIVLTLVAVAAMSFVACKDNAADKIKTENVDLAAQRDADAKNLPVMTFEKAEHDFGNIVQGTQVETIFKFTNTGKAPLIITDAKSSCGCTVPEKPKDPIAPGETGELLVKFNGSGSNQVMKTITVTANTANGKETLRIKAFVTPKAQAGSPVKVSN; encoded by the coding sequence ATGAAAAAAATAGTATTAACATTAGTTGCCGTAGCTGCAATGTCTTTTGTTGCATGTAAAGACAATGCTGCTGATAAAATAAAAACTGAGAATGTTGATCTTGCTGCTCAGCGCGATGCCGATGCAAAGAATTTGCCTGTAATGACCTTCGAAAAAGCTGAACATGACTTTGGTAATATTGTACAAGGAACCCAGGTTGAAACAATATTTAAGTTTACAAATACAGGAAAAGCACCGTTAATTATTACTGATGCAAAATCTAGTTGCGGGTGTACAGTGCCTGAAAAGCCAAAAGATCCTATTGCACCGGGTGAAACCGGAGAGTTATTGGTTAAGTTTAACGGTTCGGGTTCGAACCAGGTGATGAAAACTATTACAGTTACAGCAAATACTGCTAACGGGAAAGAGACCTTAAGAATTAAGGCATTTGTAACTCCTAAAGCACAAGCCGGATCTCCTGTAAAAGTGTCTAACTAA